Proteins from a genomic interval of Methanofollis formosanus:
- the alaS gene encoding alanine--tRNA ligase has translation MLEEEYQLDYFKSQGLVRKICTKCGAAYWTRDPERETCGDAPCEPYSFIGNPVFEPHTLDEMREAFLSFFERHGHTRIERYPVVARWRDDIYLTIASIADFQPFVTSGLVPPPANPLTISQPCIRLNDLDSVGRSGRHLTLFEMMAHHAFNSPTEDIYWKDRTVEFCDQFLASIGADLKMVTFKEHPWIGGGNAGASVEVLIAGLEVATLVFMSYTREPNDQEPVELEGELYYPMKMRIVDTGYGLERITWASRGSPTVYDAVFPSMVSHLMQSAGLEHLLDNKEFTKILGLNAKFAGLMDISGANLYQLRRKVADAIDVPLDKLDRMITPIEKIYAIADHTRCLAYMLGDCVVPSNVKEGYLARLVIRRTLRMMSDLDLKDTLADLVEMQMRTIGPDSFEQSVAVVREIIDRETEKYAATLARGARTVQRLAKSYKKKSERIPLQEVVTLYDSHGIPPEMIKEIAAQEGAVVEIPDDFYSQIADIHSENRPEKAEDPMAKFRERAGGLPETRPLYYEQPASFEFEAMVIDAFEGYVVLDQTLFYPEGGGQPSDTGTLVTAETVARVENVVKLGNVILHKVQGAPLKRGERVKGILDEERRRSLMRHHTATHILLRAAQEVLGAHIHQAGAQKGSETSRLDIRHFKHITPEELARIEVRANEIVMENYPVYISLENRTRAEQKYGFGLYQGGVPPGKEIRVVQMAGDVQACAGTHCRSTGEVGPIAVLRVEHIQDGFERLEFSAGIAAIYAMQHLKDLVSASAETLSVQQENLPSSVTRFFTEWKEQRKEIERLQEKVVELEVNQLKGEEIGGFEAVIKEIDLPPKELVALASRVAESGKVAVLAGGTDRVHAVVASPTDDLNAAEIIREVCAALGGKGGGKPTLAQGSGQDASMIDEALARGRALIASKLNV, from the coding sequence ATGCTCGAAGAAGAGTATCAACTTGATTATTTTAAATCCCAGGGACTTGTGCGCAAGATCTGTACCAAGTGCGGTGCAGCATACTGGACACGGGACCCGGAGAGGGAGACCTGCGGCGACGCCCCCTGCGAGCCGTACTCCTTCATCGGCAACCCGGTCTTCGAACCGCACACCCTTGACGAGATGAGAGAGGCGTTTCTTTCGTTTTTCGAGCGCCACGGCCATACGAGGATCGAGCGGTATCCTGTCGTCGCACGCTGGAGAGACGACATCTACCTGACCATCGCATCCATCGCCGACTTCCAGCCCTTTGTGACGAGCGGGCTCGTGCCGCCCCCGGCCAACCCGCTCACCATCTCCCAGCCATGCATCAGGCTCAACGACCTCGACTCGGTCGGGCGGTCAGGCAGGCACCTCACCCTCTTTGAGATGATGGCCCACCATGCCTTCAACTCACCCACCGAGGACATCTACTGGAAGGACCGGACGGTCGAATTCTGCGACCAGTTCCTCGCCTCCATCGGTGCCGACCTGAAAATGGTCACCTTCAAAGAGCACCCCTGGATCGGCGGCGGCAACGCAGGTGCATCGGTCGAGGTGCTCATCGCCGGGCTCGAAGTGGCGACCCTCGTCTTCATGAGTTACACCAGGGAGCCCAACGACCAGGAACCGGTCGAACTCGAGGGCGAACTCTACTACCCGATGAAGATGCGGATCGTGGATACCGGCTACGGACTGGAACGGATCACCTGGGCCTCCCGCGGCTCGCCGACCGTCTACGACGCCGTCTTCCCCTCGATGGTCAGCCACCTGATGCAGTCGGCAGGGCTCGAACACCTTCTGGACAACAAGGAGTTCACCAAGATCCTCGGGCTCAACGCCAAGTTCGCCGGGCTCATGGACATCAGCGGCGCCAACCTCTACCAGCTCCGCCGGAAGGTCGCCGACGCCATCGACGTCCCCCTCGACAAACTCGACCGGATGATCACTCCCATCGAGAAGATCTACGCCATCGCCGACCACACCCGTTGCCTGGCCTACATGCTCGGCGACTGCGTCGTCCCGTCCAATGTCAAAGAGGGCTACCTCGCCCGTCTCGTCATCAGGCGGACCCTGCGGATGATGAGCGACCTGGACCTCAAGGACACCCTCGCCGACCTGGTCGAGATGCAGATGCGGACCATCGGCCCCGACTCTTTTGAACAGAGCGTGGCCGTGGTCAGGGAGATCATCGACCGCGAGACCGAGAAGTACGCCGCCACCCTCGCGCGCGGCGCCAGGACGGTCCAGCGTCTCGCAAAGTCGTACAAGAAGAAGAGCGAGCGGATCCCCCTCCAGGAGGTCGTCACCCTGTACGATTCCCACGGTATTCCGCCCGAGATGATCAAGGAGATCGCCGCCCAGGAAGGGGCGGTCGTCGAGATCCCGGACGACTTCTACTCGCAGATCGCCGACATCCACTCTGAGAACCGGCCCGAGAAGGCCGAAGACCCGATGGCGAAGTTCCGCGAGCGGGCCGGCGGCCTGCCGGAGACGAGACCGCTCTACTACGAGCAGCCCGCCTCCTTCGAGTTCGAGGCGATGGTCATCGACGCCTTCGAGGGGTATGTGGTCCTCGACCAGACCCTCTTCTATCCTGAAGGCGGCGGTCAGCCCTCGGATACCGGTACCCTCGTCACCGCCGAGACGGTCGCCAGGGTGGAGAACGTCGTCAAACTCGGCAACGTGATCCTCCACAAGGTGCAGGGCGCGCCCCTCAAGCGCGGCGAGCGGGTGAAGGGGATCCTGGACGAGGAGCGGAGACGGTCGCTGATGCGCCACCACACCGCCACCCACATCCTCCTCCGCGCCGCACAGGAGGTGCTCGGGGCCCACATCCACCAGGCCGGCGCCCAGAAGGGGAGCGAGACTTCGCGCCTGGACATCAGGCACTTCAAGCACATCACGCCCGAAGAACTGGCCAGGATCGAGGTCCGCGCCAACGAGATCGTGATGGAGAACTATCCGGTCTACATCAGCCTTGAGAACCGGACCAGGGCCGAGCAGAAATACGGCTTCGGGCTCTACCAGGGGGGTGTCCCGCCCGGCAAGGAGATCAGGGTCGTCCAGATGGCCGGCGACGTCCAGGCCTGCGCCGGCACGCACTGCCGGTCCACCGGCGAGGTCGGGCCGATCGCCGTCCTCAGGGTCGAGCACATCCAGGACGGGTTCGAGCGTCTGGAGTTCTCGGCCGGCATCGCGGCGATCTACGCGATGCAGCACCTCAAAGATCTCGTCAGCGCCTCGGCCGAGACCCTCAGCGTCCAGCAGGAGAACCTCCCCTCCAGCGTGACCAGGTTCTTCACCGAGTGGAAGGAGCAGAGAAAGGAGATCGAGCGGCTGCAGGAGAAGGTCGTCGAACTCGAGGTGAACCAGCTCAAGGGCGAGGAGATCGGCGGGTTCGAGGCCGTGATCAAGGAGATCGACCTCCCGCCCAAGGAACTGGTCGCCCTTGCCTCGCGGGTCGCGGAGAGCGGGAAGGTCGCCGTGCTCGCCGGCGGGACCGACCGGGTCCACGCCGTCGTGGCCTCGCCGACCGAC